From Candidatus Eisenbacteria bacterium, a single genomic window includes:
- a CDS encoding serine/threonine-protein phosphatase has protein sequence MPTGRGWPSSNAEQRRFFQSLPESAKLQLTLAVFCTFCVIGVMNDVWAVTTMRPMKLMVVITVGSGLMSAIALQSLMRDRRWTFVAAAFPLLFFLAARMFGETVGPVPPTLAAIKQRLFIDGMTCLTTTVAGYALFIGFITRAGRQQLRLRTEVELAGAIHDALVPAIGARLGHFDVHGRAQPSSEVGGDLFDAFASGDATIACIADVSGHGVHAGTLMAMVRSAVRTRLRGPAPLPEVLRDLNLLLLELEQRERFVTLALLRFDGEGVEVANAGHPPILRLRTGAARCETFESTAPPAGVTADPRFDSQRVTAGRGDLFVLYSDGISEVSDRTGREFGVAGIERIVVANAARSLAEIHDAVLSAARAHGPQTDDQTLLLVRRVT, from the coding sequence ATGCCGACCGGGCGCGGGTGGCCGTCGTCGAACGCCGAGCAGCGCCGCTTCTTCCAGAGCCTTCCCGAGTCGGCCAAGCTGCAACTCACACTCGCCGTGTTCTGCACTTTTTGCGTGATCGGCGTCATGAACGACGTGTGGGCGGTCACCACGATGCGTCCGATGAAGCTGATGGTCGTGATCACGGTGGGATCCGGCCTGATGTCGGCGATCGCGCTGCAGTCCCTGATGCGCGATCGGCGCTGGACGTTCGTGGCGGCCGCGTTCCCGTTGCTGTTCTTCCTGGCCGCCCGCATGTTCGGTGAAACGGTCGGCCCGGTGCCGCCCACCCTGGCTGCGATCAAACAGCGTCTGTTCATCGACGGAATGACGTGCCTCACGACCACGGTCGCCGGCTACGCGCTGTTCATCGGCTTCATCACGCGCGCGGGCCGCCAGCAATTGCGGCTCCGCACCGAAGTCGAGCTGGCGGGTGCAATTCACGACGCGCTGGTGCCCGCGATCGGCGCACGCCTCGGCCACTTCGACGTGCATGGCCGTGCGCAGCCGAGTTCCGAAGTCGGCGGCGATCTGTTCGATGCCTTCGCATCCGGCGATGCCACGATCGCGTGCATCGCCGACGTCTCGGGACACGGCGTTCATGCCGGCACGCTCATGGCCATGGTGCGAAGCGCGGTGCGCACCCGGCTGCGCGGCCCGGCGCCGTTGCCCGAAGTGCTGCGCGACCTGAACCTCTTGCTGCTCGAGCTGGAGCAGCGCGAGCGTTTCGTGACGCTGGCGCTGCTGCGTTTCGACGGTGAGGGAGTCGAGGTCGCCAACGCCGGACATCCGCCGATTCTGCGGCTGCGAACCGGCGCCGCTCGGTGCGAGACGTTCGAATCGACGGCACCACCGGCCGGCGTGACGGCCGACCCGCGTTTCGACTCGCAGCGCGTGACGGCGGGGCGCGGCGATCTGTTCGTGCTGTATTCCGACGGGATCTCCGAGGTCTCCGATCGCACCGGGCGCGAGTTCGGGGTGGCCGGAATCGAGCGCATCGTGGTGGCGAACGCGGCGCGAAGCCTGGCGGAGATTCACGATGCGGTACTGTCTGCGGCACGTGCCCACGGCCCCCAGACCGACGATCAAACCCTGTTACTGGTGAGGAGAGTCACGTGA
- a CDS encoding acyl-CoA thioesterase, which produces MSQADFRVNHVLVPRFRDTDAMGHINNAVYITYLEVGRQAYWAELEDGRNDYRRVPFILASVNADFRSEALVNEVLEVGVRCEWIGTKSFGFVYEIRERASGRVVVTATSVQVCYDYEAKRSFAMPAELRARLEAFERRTLARR; this is translated from the coding sequence GTGTCGCAAGCCGATTTTCGCGTCAACCACGTCCTGGTACCGCGCTTTCGCGACACCGACGCGATGGGCCACATCAACAATGCCGTCTACATCACCTATCTCGAGGTCGGCCGCCAGGCCTACTGGGCCGAACTCGAGGACGGCCGCAACGACTACCGCCGCGTGCCGTTCATCCTGGCGAGCGTGAACGCGGACTTCCGCTCCGAGGCGCTGGTCAACGAGGTGCTCGAGGTCGGGGTCCGTTGCGAGTGGATCGGCACCAAGTCGTTCGGCTTCGTCTACGAGATCCGCGAGCGTGCGAGCGGCCGCGTGGTGGTGACCGCGACCAGTGTGCAGGTCTGCTACGACTACGAGGCGAAGCGCAGTTTCGCGATGCCCGCGGAACTGCGGGCCAGGCTCGAAGCGTTCGAGCGCCGCACGCTCGCGCGGCGCTGA
- a CDS encoding GNAT family N-acetyltransferase, whose amino-acid sequence MSRATERTRRSGSRTPALRYRSARRTDVESLADLGARAYRVASLEKRRSFYTEHPRFTLRDVRVGEVGGEIVASLVLYPLEAAVRGRHVPMVGVGSVAVAPEHRRRGLGEAMMRAALREMRTAGRGLSMLYPFRASFYRKLGWGLCELVQQYAFAPANLTPSDEARHVRRLRVPDRPRVQALYDQVAAGGHFTLARSEAWWSRRLWEYPGDWVVYAKGRGAIEGYLYYEADPSKGPFKLALSVSEIVAATPEAHRGLIGHLATLRDQVEEIHLAAPARNAWPHLLRDAQNLHPGSEIGAYHDTGNLAHGAYLRLVDVKAALEALPIATGTRGELTLEVEDALLPSNARVWRVKSDGGARLAVTPSRAAAPAPAHARTSVETLASLVSGALPARAANHAALLEATPAAIELFEAWYPGGPAFLHPFNAF is encoded by the coding sequence GTGAGCCGCGCAACCGAACGCACCCGGCGCAGTGGCTCGCGCACGCCGGCACTGCGCTACCGCTCGGCGCGGCGCACCGACGTCGAATCTCTGGCCGATCTCGGCGCCCGCGCCTATCGCGTTGCGAGCCTCGAGAAGCGCCGCAGCTTCTACACCGAGCATCCACGATTCACCCTGCGCGACGTGCGCGTCGGCGAAGTGGGCGGCGAGATCGTGGCCTCGCTGGTGCTCTACCCGCTCGAGGCCGCGGTGCGCGGCCGACACGTTCCGATGGTCGGCGTCGGCTCGGTGGCGGTCGCTCCCGAGCATCGGCGTCGCGGCCTGGGCGAGGCCATGATGCGCGCCGCGCTGCGCGAGATGCGCACCGCCGGGCGCGGGCTTTCGATGCTCTATCCGTTTCGCGCCTCGTTCTACCGCAAGCTCGGGTGGGGACTGTGCGAGCTGGTGCAGCAGTACGCATTTGCACCCGCGAATCTCACCCCCTCGGACGAAGCGCGGCACGTGCGGCGCCTGCGGGTGCCGGATCGACCGCGCGTTCAGGCGCTCTACGATCAGGTGGCGGCCGGCGGACACTTCACGCTCGCGCGTTCCGAAGCGTGGTGGTCGCGGCGACTGTGGGAATACCCCGGCGACTGGGTGGTGTACGCGAAGGGCCGCGGTGCCATCGAGGGCTACCTCTACTACGAGGCCGATCCTTCGAAGGGCCCGTTCAAGCTGGCGCTCTCGGTCTCGGAGATCGTCGCCGCGACGCCCGAGGCTCATCGGGGGCTGATCGGCCATCTCGCGACGCTGCGCGATCAGGTCGAGGAGATTCATCTCGCGGCGCCGGCGCGCAACGCGTGGCCGCATCTGCTGCGTGACGCTCAGAATCTGCATCCGGGTTCCGAGATCGGCGCCTATCACGACACCGGGAACCTCGCGCACGGCGCCTATCTCCGGCTGGTCGACGTGAAGGCCGCGCTCGAAGCGTTGCCGATCGCGACCGGAACGCGCGGTGAACTCACGCTCGAAGTCGAAGATGCGCTCCTGCCGAGCAATGCCCGCGTGTGGCGCGTGAAGAGCGACGGCGGCGCGCGGCTCGCCGTCACTCCGAGCCGCGCGGCCGCCCCCGCCCCCGCTCATGCGCGCACCTCGGTCGAGACGCTCGCATCACTGGTGTCGGGTGCGCTGCCGGCTCGCGCGGCGAACCATGCCGCGCTCCTTGAGGCCACCCCCGCCGCGATCGAGCTGTTCGAAGCCTGGTACCCGGGCGGGCCCGCGTTCCTGCACCCGTTCAACGCGTTCTAA
- a CDS encoding undecaprenyl/decaprenyl-phosphate alpha-N-acetylglucosaminyl 1-phosphate transferase: protein MTPRLPYSLILGVASALVTVFLVPLAMRLALRIGAVAQPGARHVHRDPVPRLGGLAMAAGVLGVSWACYLLPGPAHHLDPRFLLGLTLASIPILALGVVDDARGTSPLAKLGVQACAAVVLAQYGFGVHVVTNPLGDPIAAGWLNLPLTIVWVLVVTNAINLIDGLDGLAAGVVLIAAMTLWWTGRVHQDFYVMFLAAPLAGATLGFLRWNFPRARAFMGDTGSQFLGLALAAISLLENRKGTATVTLLLPLVALFLPIADGVLAFARRAASGEPVFRADSSHIHHRLLHLGLSPRNATLLMWGVSLALALVAIALEGRPRRAGWITLASLAAVLWIAFEVLEGVERRRRRSTSTSSS, encoded by the coding sequence ATGACCCCACGTCTGCCCTACTCGCTGATCCTCGGGGTGGCGAGTGCGCTGGTCACGGTGTTCCTGGTGCCGCTGGCGATGCGACTCGCGCTGCGGATCGGGGCGGTCGCTCAGCCCGGCGCGCGACACGTCCACCGCGATCCGGTGCCGCGGCTCGGCGGGCTTGCGATGGCGGCGGGAGTGCTGGGCGTCTCATGGGCGTGCTACCTGCTGCCGGGCCCCGCGCATCATCTGGATCCACGCTTCCTGCTCGGCCTGACCCTCGCGTCGATTCCGATCCTGGCACTCGGCGTGGTCGACGATGCGCGCGGCACTTCGCCGCTCGCCAAGCTCGGCGTCCAGGCGTGCGCGGCGGTGGTGCTCGCGCAATACGGGTTCGGCGTACACGTGGTGACGAACCCGCTCGGCGATCCGATCGCGGCCGGGTGGCTGAACCTGCCGCTCACGATCGTGTGGGTGCTGGTGGTCACCAACGCGATCAACCTGATCGACGGCCTCGACGGACTCGCGGCCGGCGTGGTGTTGATCGCCGCCATGACGCTGTGGTGGACCGGGCGCGTGCACCAGGATTTCTACGTCATGTTCCTGGCCGCACCGCTGGCCGGAGCCACGCTCGGATTCCTGCGCTGGAATTTTCCGCGCGCGCGCGCCTTCATGGGCGACACCGGGAGTCAGTTCCTGGGGTTGGCGCTCGCCGCGATCTCATTGCTCGAGAATCGCAAGGGCACCGCGACCGTGACGCTGCTGCTGCCGCTGGTCGCGCTGTTCCTGCCGATCGCAGACGGCGTGCTGGCATTCGCGCGTCGCGCCGCCAGCGGCGAGCCGGTGTTTCGCGCCGACTCGAGCCACATCCACCACCGGCTGCTGCACCTCGGGCTCTCGCCGCGCAACGCGACCCTGCTGATGTGGGGCGTGAGCCTGGCGCTCGCACTGGTGGCGATCGCGCTCGAAGGCCGCCCGAGACGGGCGGGCTGGATCACGCTCGCGAGTCTGGCCGCAGTGCTGTGGATCGCGTTCGAGGTGCTGGAAGGCGTGGAGCGAAGGCGGAGGCGCTCTACATCCACCTCGAGTAGTTGA
- a CDS encoding glycosyltransferase family 2 protein: MEFSAVIVNYDSREPLAGCLDALEAAAAGHSHETLVVDNSPGDGTAQWLRERHPSVRILANRDNLGFARAVNQGLEATTTPFALVLNPDCELERDALDALLAHHAANPRCGIAAPRIHNPDGTLEYSARSYPGPLTVLFNRYSLLTRLFPRNPWSRGYLLTDWDHASVRDVDWVSGACMLVRREAIAQVGPFDEGFFMFNEDVDWCRRMNLAGWRVTYVSSARAVHHVGASRHRVSNKVIWERHRGMLRYFRKHHRPNPISSGLVALFVMSRASLMVALNGMKPR; encoded by the coding sequence TCGCGCGAGCCGCTCGCCGGATGCCTCGACGCACTCGAGGCGGCGGCGGCCGGCCATTCGCATGAGACCCTGGTCGTGGACAACAGCCCCGGCGACGGCACCGCGCAATGGCTGCGCGAACGCCATCCGAGCGTGCGGATCCTGGCGAATCGCGACAACCTCGGCTTCGCGCGAGCGGTCAATCAGGGACTCGAGGCGACCACGACCCCGTTCGCGCTGGTGCTGAATCCCGACTGCGAGCTCGAGCGCGACGCGCTCGACGCGCTCCTCGCGCACCATGCCGCGAATCCGCGCTGCGGCATCGCCGCGCCGCGAATCCACAATCCCGACGGCACGCTCGAGTATTCGGCCCGCTCCTATCCCGGGCCGCTCACCGTGCTCTTCAATCGCTATTCGCTGCTCACTCGATTGTTCCCCCGCAATCCGTGGTCGCGCGGCTATCTGCTCACCGACTGGGATCACGCGAGCGTCCGAGACGTGGACTGGGTCTCGGGCGCCTGCATGCTGGTGCGGCGCGAAGCGATCGCCCAGGTCGGACCGTTCGACGAAGGATTCTTCATGTTCAACGAAGACGTCGACTGGTGCCGGCGCATGAACCTGGCCGGCTGGCGCGTGACCTACGTCTCCTCGGCGCGCGCCGTACACCACGTGGGCGCGAGCAGGCACCGGGTCTCGAACAAGGTGATCTGGGAACGTCACCGCGGCATGTTGCGCTACTTCCGCAAGCACCACCGCCCGAACCCGATCTCCTCGGGGCTCGTGGCGCTGTTCGTCATGTCGCGTGCTTCCCTGATGGTGGCACTCAACGGGATGAAGCCGCGATGA